One stretch of Hevea brasiliensis isolate MT/VB/25A 57/8 chromosome 12, ASM3005281v1, whole genome shotgun sequence DNA includes these proteins:
- the LOC110654389 gene encoding cyclin-B2-4 → MAGSDENHPGVIGPVNVQGGLPAGVGKFTAATGNNRRALSNINRNIIGAPPYPCAVNKRGLSEKQSICSKNPPIPVHRPITRKFAAQLANKQPEETKKPDISVPISSESEDCSIIDVEHYKSTGDFSVPMFVQHTEAMLEEIDRMDEVEMEDVVEEPFVDIDSCDKKNPLTIVEYIGDLYTFYKKTERSSCAPPSYMAQQFDINERMRGILIDWLIEVHYKFELMDETLYLTVNLIDRFLAVHSVVRKKLQLVGVTAMLLACKYEEVSVPVVEDLILISDKAYSRKEVLDMEKLMVTSLQFNLSVPTPYVFMRRFLKAAQSDKKLELLSFFIIELCLVEYEMLKFPPSLLAAAAIYTAQCTLSGSRQWSKTNEWYASYSEEQLLECSRLMVTFHQNAATGKLTGVHRKYSTSKFGYAAKTEPANFLLDSRF, encoded by the exons ATGGCTGGATCAGACGAGAACCACCCGGGTGTGATCGGACCCGTTAATGTCCAAG GTGGTTTACCGGCCGGAGTTGGGAAGTTCACGGCGGCGACTGGAAACAACCGCAGGGCATTGAGCAACATAAATCGGAACATAATTGGAGCGCCACCTTACCCTTGTGcagtcaacaaaagaggtttaTCAGA GAAACAATCAATATGCAGCAAGAACCCACCCATTCCAGTGCATCGACCAATCACTAG GAAGTTTGCTGCCCAGCTAGCTAACAAGCAGCCAGAG GAAACCAAGAAACCAGATATTTCCGTCCCAATTTCAAGCGAGTCAGAAGATTGCAGTATCATAGATGTAGAACATTACAAGTCCACAGGTGACTTTTCTGTGCCTATGTTTGTACAACACACAGAAGCAATGCTGGAAGAGATTGATCGCATG GATGAGGTTGAAATGGAAGATGTAGTTGAGGAGCCGTTTGTGGACATAGACAGCTGTGACAAGAAAAATCCACTTACAATAGTCGAATACATTGGTGATTTGTATACTTTCTATAAGAAAACAGAG AGATCCTCTTGTGCCCCACCAAGCTACATGGCACAGCAATTCGACATTAATGAAAGGATGAGAGGTATCCTAATTGACTGGTTGATTGAG GTGCACTACAAGTTTGAATTGATGGATGAGACCTTATATCTTACTGTCAATCTCATTGATAGATTTTTAGCAGTTCATTCAGTAGTGAGAAAGAAACTCCAGCTGGTTGGGGTGACAGCCATGCTTCTTGCATGCAAATACGAAGAGGTATCAGTTCCTGTTGTGGAGGATCTCATTCTAATTTCTGACAAGGCCTACAGCAGAAAAGAAGTGCTTGACATG GAGAAGTTGATGGTTACTAGCTTGCAGTTTAATCTATCTGTTCCAACTCCATATGTGTTTATGAGGAGGTTTCTCAAAGCTGCCCAATCTGACAAAAAG CTTGAGCTTCTATCGTTCTTCATCATTGAGCTTTGCCTAGTTGAATATGAAATGCTCAAGTTTCCACCTTCCCTGTTAGCTGCCGCTGCAATTTACACTGCTCAGTGCACTCTTAGTGGATCTAGGCAATGGAGCAAGACAAACGAGTGGTATGCTAGCTACTCAGAAGAGCAACTTCT GGAATGTTCAAGGCTTATGGTCACTTTTCATCAAAATGCCGCAACAGGGAAACTCACAGGTGTACACAGGAAGTATAGTACATCCAAATTTGGCTATGCTGCAAAAACTGAGCCTGCTAACTTTTTACTAGACTCCAGATTCTAG